The Megasphaera elsdenii DSM 20460 genome includes the window CGGCAGCCGCAGCGAAAAAGGAAACGCCGGCTCAACCGGTGGAGGCGCAGGAAAATGCATCAGAAAAGAAAATTGGCATCAACCTGGCCAGCCGTATCTTGACGCTCTATGAAGGCGATACGAAGGTCAAGATGTATCACGTCGGTGTCGGTAAGACGTCGACGCCGACGCCGACCGGTTACTATGCCGTCCAGTACAAGGAAGTCAATCCGACCTGGGTCGATCCGGATGATACGAGCGTCCAGATCGGGCCCGGCCCGAGTAACCCCATCGGTTACCGCTGGATCGGCTTTTCTGGCAACTACGGGATCCATGGGACGAATCACCCTGAATCGATTGGTGGCTACGTATCCAATGGCTGTGTACGCATGAACGAAGCCGATGTAGAAGACCTGTATCAGTATGTGTCCGTCGGGACGCCGGTCACGGTCTACTATGACCGGTTAGTCATCGATGTCGATCCGGACCATACTGTGTCGTATTATGTCTATCCCGATGGCTACGGCTGGCAGTCTCTGAGTGTAGCTCAGGTCAAGAAGGCTTTGGCCGGGTACGGAGTAGAAGATTTTGTGGAATTCCAAGATATTTCCGATAAAATAAACGCTTCCGACGGCAATGTAACCTACGTTGCCAAAGCCTACGACTTGGTCGTAAACGGAAATAAACTGGCGAAACGGGCGCTGGGCAAAAATGGACAGATTTATCTGCCTTCTGTCGCCGTTGCGACGGCCTTGAAACTGGACTTGCAATGGAACTCCCAGCAGGGCATCCTGACCAGTCCCTATGGCATCGCTCCGGGCTACGTCAAGAGCGACGTCGTTTACATGAACGCTGTCGATGCCTATTCCCTGTTCCATCTCAGAGGCGAACTGACGCCGGACTACGTCTATAACATGTATTCCGTAAAAGGCAATAATACACCGACCGTCGTCATCTCGCCGGGAAGCGGGAATGATTGACGTTTGATGTTTGATGCGATGGTTTTTTAGCCCGTCAGGTATATGCAAGATGCTCGTGCACCGATTGGCGTGAACGGGCGCCCCACGTGGGCGCCCCTACGACAAACGATGAACGACCTACGATTAACGTAAAAAGAGGCTGTCTTAATGCGACAGCCTCTTTTTACGTTGACAAAAAATGACATATGTCATATACTATAACCAAATTAATGACATATGTCGGAAAAAAGACGGGCTATGGAGACCCGTCAGGTTATTGCAGATTGGAGGAGAAATTGTTATGATGAGAATAGCAGTTACGTATGAAAATGGGAATGTGTTCCAGCACTTCGGTCATTCGTCGCAGTTCAAGATTTATGATGTCGAAGACGGGAATATCGTCAAGGCTGAAGTCGTCGATACGAACGGCCAGGGCCACGGCGCGTTAGTCGGATTCCTGCAGGCCCAGGAAGTCAATGCTGTCATTGCCGGCGGTATCGGCGGCGGAGCCAAACAGGGCCTGGCAGAAGCCTCTATCGACCTCTATGGCGGTGT containing:
- a CDS encoding L,D-transpeptidase family protein, whose amino-acid sequence is MLKRMMALTCVLALTAGAAWADTPELKTGPAPFSVKVEIKPTAAPPEETKPVQPAAAAKKETPAQPVEAQENASEKKIGINLASRILTLYEGDTKVKMYHVGVGKTSTPTPTGYYAVQYKEVNPTWVDPDDTSVQIGPGPSNPIGYRWIGFSGNYGIHGTNHPESIGGYVSNGCVRMNEADVEDLYQYVSVGTPVTVYYDRLVIDVDPDHTVSYYVYPDGYGWQSLSVAQVKKALAGYGVEDFVEFQDISDKINASDGNVTYVAKAYDLVVNGNKLAKRALGKNGQIYLPSVAVATALKLDLQWNSQQGILTSPYGIAPGYVKSDVVYMNAVDAYSLFHLRGELTPDYVYNMYSVKGNNTPTVVISPGSGND
- a CDS encoding NifB/NifX family molybdenum-iron cluster-binding protein yields the protein MMRIAVTYENGNVFQHFGHSSQFKIYDVEDGNIVKAEVVDTNGQGHGALVGFLQAQEVNAVIAGGIGGGAKQGLAEASIDLYGGVTGSADDAVKELLNGTLKFNPDVACSHHDHQHDHGEHHCGTHGCGGHQ